GGTGATCGCAGCGGTGACCGGGCGGCCGATCGAGGTGGTCGACCTGGCTCCCGAGGACGCCGAGCCCAAGCTCCCGGAGTTCTTCATCCGGATCATGACCGAACTCATGAACAATCCGTGCGTCGTGACACCCGCCGTCGAGGAGATCACCGGAGTGCCGGCCCGCTCGTTCCGGCAGTGGGCCGAGGACCACATCAAGGACTTCAGCTGACCGCCCGGGGCCGCGGCCGGCTTCGCGGCCGGCGCGGTCATCATGCGATTTCGGCCGGGACTACTCACGTTGGTTATGGCTGTGCGCGGCGGCGCGGGCAAAACTGACCGGGCGCCTGGGTGGGGGGCAACCCGCGTACGCAGCCGAAGGGGACAGCATGACCGCGGTTTCTCTGCGTCTGAGAGATCAGTCGTATGAGGTGATCATTGGTCCGGGGGTGCGGACGGCGCTCGCCGGCGTCGTCCGGCGGCTGGGCGCCCAGCGAGCGGTCGTCGTGTCGGCTCGCCCACGGCCATGGGTGCCCGACACCGGGGTGCCCAGCCTGGTGCTGCCCGCGCTCGACGGCGAGCAGGGCAAGACCCTCGGTACGGTGGAGTCGTTGTGCGGTGAGTTCGCACGGTTCGGGCTGACCAGGTCCGACGTGGTGGTCTCGTGCGGCGGCGGTACCACCACGGATGTCGTCGGGCTGGCGGCCGCGCTGTACCACCGGGGCGTGCCGGTGGTTCATCTGCCGACCTCCCTGCTGGCCCAGGTGGATGCCGGCGTCGGCGGGAAGACGGCGGTGAACCTGCCCGCCGGCAAGAACCTGGTCGGCACGTACTGGCAGCCCAGCGCGGTGCTCTGCGACACTGACTACCTGTCGACCCTGCCGCGGCGGGAGATGCTCAGTGGCCTCGGCGAAATCGCCCGCTGCCACTTCATCGGGGCGCCGGACCTGCGGGGGCTGCCCCTGGCCGAGCAGATCACGGCCAGCGTGCGGCTCAAGGCCCGCATCGTGGAGGCGGACGAGCGGGACACCGGGATGCGGCACCTGCTCAACTACGGCCACACGCTGGGCCATGCGGTGGAGAGAGCGACGGGCTACGCGGTGCGGCACGGCGAGGCGGTGGCCATCGGAACGGTCTTCGCGGGACGGCTCGCCGGTGCTCTGGGCCGTATCGGGCAGGCCCGGGTGGCAGAGCATCACGACGTCGTCCGGCATTACGGGCTTCCCGCCGCACTGCCGGCCGAGGCCGGCACCGCCGCCCTGATGCGGTTGATGCGGCAGGACAAGAAGGCGGTCCGGGGACTCACCTTCGTCCTGGACGGCCCCAAGGGCGCGGAGCTGGTGAGCGACGTCCCGCCGGATGTGGTCGCGGGGGTGCTGGAGGGGATGCCGCGCACGTGCATGGCCGACCTCGTCGCTTCGTCGGGTGGGGCTGGTCGATGACGCATTTTCCCCCGCTGGACGGCCTTCTCGCCGGGCGGCTGGAAGCGGTGTTCCGCAAGCCGGCGGCGCAGCAGCCGGTGTGGCCCGATCCGGACCGGGCACGGGAGGCGGTGGCCGCGCTGAGCCGGGCCGAGCCGATCGTCGCGCCGGAGGAGACCGCGCGGCTGGCCCGCCGGCTCGCCGCAGTTGCCCGGGGCGAGGCGTTCTTGCTGCAGGGAGGGGACTGTGCGGAGACCTTCGCCGGCGGCACCGAGGCGCACCAGCGGGGCAATCTCCGGACGCTGACCGGTATGGCCGCGGTGCTCGTCCAGCGTGCCGGATTGCCCGTCGTCAGGGTCGCTCGCATGGCGGGGCAGTACGCCAAGCCGCGCTCCCAGGCCGTCGATGCCCTGGGGCTGCCCGTCTACCGCGGCGATATGGTCAACTCCGCCGAATCCACGCCCGCGGCCCGGACACCCGATCCCGGCCGGATGCTGCGGGCCCACGCCTGTGCCGCCCGCACCATGGGGCTTGTCCGCGCGTTCTGCCCGGGCGGCGCGGCCGGCAGCGAGATCTACGTCAGCCACGAGGCGCTGCTGCTCGACTACGAAAGGACGCAGCTGCGGGTCGACACCAGCGGGCCGGAGCCGCGTCTGTCCAGTGGGCTGGGGCACTTCCTGTGGATCGGCGAGCGCACCCGCCGGCTCGACGGCGCCCATCTCGCCTTCGCGGAGCTGCTGTCCAACCCCATCGGCGTCAAGATCGGTCCGTCGACGACCCCGGAGCAGGCGGTCGAGTATGTGCGCCGGCTCGACCCTCACGGTGAGCCTGGGCGGGTCACGCTGGTCAGCCGTATGGGGCACACCCGGGTCCGTGACGTTCTGCCTCCGATCGTGGAGAAGGTCACTGCCTCCGGCTCTCAGGTGATCTGGCAGTGCGATCCCATGCACGGCAACACCTACGTGTCGGCGAACGGCTACAAGACGCGCCATCTGCGTCAGATAGTCGACGAGGTCGCCGGTTTCTTCGAGGTGCATCGACGGCTGGGCACCCACCCCGGCGGCCTCCACGTGGAGATGACGGGCGATGACGTCACGGAATGTCTCGGTGGTGCCCCGGCCGTCGCGGAGGAGTGTCTGCCGGCCCGCTACGAGACGGCGTGTGATCCCCGCCTGAATGCCCGGCAGGCGATGGGGCTCGCCTGTTCGGTCGCGGAGATGGTCGCGGCGTCCCGGACGTAGCGAAGCGGTGCCGGGCTGCGGATCGTCGCACCCCGCCGTGCCGGTCCCGCCCGCCGGGGTGTACACCTTCTCGGCACCCGGCCGGGTGCGCGGACGGCCCTGTGCGCCGGCAGGGCCATGTCATGCGGGCCTGCCGCCTGTGAGCTGTCCGGCATTTCGCCGGCGTACCGGGAAAAGAGGCCGGCGGCCCCGTTGCAAGAGCGCGCACGACATGACGGGGGCGAGCCCGCCCGCGGGGCCCGCTCAGTAGGGGCGGACCTCGATGGGCAGCTTGCTGACGCCGATCATCTGCCAGGGGTTGCGCAGGGTGACGGGGGCGTCGTCGCGCACGCGGATGTCACGGTAGCGCTCCAGCATGAGGCGTATCACGGTCCGTGTCTCCAGCCGTGCCAGTGGTGCGCCCAGGCAGTGGTGTATGCCCTTGCCGAACGACAGGTGCGGATTGGGCTTGCGGAGGATGTCGAACCGGTTCGGGTCGGCGAAGACGCGGTCGTCGCGGTTCGCGGCGGTCAGCCACACCAGGACGACCGCGCCGGCCGGGATGTGCCGGCCGCCGAGTTCGGTGTCCTTCGTCGTCTGCCGGGCCGAACGCGGGAAGGGCGGACGGAAGCGCACCGACTCCTCGATCGCGGCCGGGATCAGCGCCGGGTCGGCCCGCAGCTGGTCCCACCCGTGGGGGTTCTCGCCGAGCGCGAGAACCGTGTTGCCCAGGGTGGCGGTGGTGGTGTGGTGGCCGGCGACCAGCAGGTTGAGGAAACCGAGGGCCTCCTCCTCGTCCAGCCGCGCCCCGTCGGCCTCGACCGTCATGAGCCTTCCGGCCAGGTCGTCGCTGGGGTTTTCACGGCGGGCGCGGAGGATGTCCAGGAGGTACTGGTTCAGCTCGTGCAACAGCGGCGCGACGTTGTTCGCCGCGTTTTCCTTCTGGCCGTCCAGCGACTCCTCCGCGTCGTAGCTCTGCACCTCGACGAACCGGTCGGACAGGTTCCGGATGAAGGCGCGGTCGTCTTCGGGGATGCCGAGCAGTTCGGTCATGACCAGGAACGGCAGCGGGTGGCCCAGTTCTTTGATGAAGTCCCACCGGCCGCCGCGGGCGTCGGCGGCATCGAGCAGCTGCGTGGCCAGTTCGGCGATGCGCGGCTCGAGGTCGGCGATCATTTTCGGAGTGAACGCCTTGCTGACCAGGCCGCGCAGCCGGCGGTGTTCAGGGTCGTCGGCCCGGACGAAGTTGCCCTTGTTGGACAGCTCGAAGTCTTCTTGTTTCGGCGCCAGCGGGGCGACCTCGGAGGAGAACGTCACCGGGTCGGTCTGCACCTGCTGGGTGTCGTGGTAACCGAGCACGTGCCACGCCTTGATCTTCTCGTCGAAATGCACGCCTCCACGCGCCCGCAGCCCGTCGAGATAGGCGAGGAAGTTGGACAGTGTCCGTTCGGACTGGCTCACACTCATGAAGGGTCACCTTTGTCGTACGGCCCGGGAAGCGCGGTGTTCACTGGTCGAAGTCTGGCGACGGCTTGTGGCGGGGCGGTGGCAGCTCCGGCAAGGGCGGCAGGCCGCGGCGTGCCGGATTCCGTGGCCGTGATCAGCAGAACTCGGGGAGCCGGGCCGCGATGTCCGCGGGGCTCGGCATGGTGGCGATCTCCTCGGCGATGGCCTTGGCCGCCTGTCTGGCCCCGGGATCGGCCAGCAGCCCGCCGGCTGCCTCGGTGACGGCCGCGGCGGAGACGACATCGCAGCGGCGCCGGTCCTCCCATCGTTGGACCCCCTCGGGCAGCAGCCGCCTGCCGGCACCGGCCGCCGCGACCGCGCCGGCGTTGAGGAACCCGTCGAATCCGATGGGCAGGAACAGTTGCGGTACCCCGGAACCGGCCGCGCCGAGGGTGGTTGCGGAACCGCCGTGGTGCACCGCGAGATCGGCCAGTGACAGCAGTTCCGCCTGCGGCACCCACTGCTTGAGGTGCACATGAGCGGGCAGGGCAGGGAAATCGGCCAGCGAAATGTTCGGCCCGGCCGCCACCACCACCTCGGCGTCCAGGGCGGACAGCCCGTCGACGGCGGCGCGCAGGGCGGCAGCGGTGCCGAGAACGGTGCCCAGCGTCAGGTAGACCAGCGGCCGTTTCCGTCCGGCCAGGACGATCTGCGGCAGCTCACCGGATTCGTTGAAGGGCACCGGGCGCAGCAACATCCGTTCCGGACGGTCCACAAACGACGTTTCCTGCAGCGGGTCCGGATAGATGTCCAGGTACCGGTCACCGAGGAGGTACTGCCCCTCGGGCAGTTCCACACCGTTCTCGGCAGCGACCGCGCGCAGCAGCTGCATGCCGCGCCGCTGCCACCGGTCTGCCGGGTCGATCGCCTCCGCCCGGGCGTTGGCGTGGCATACGGCGGGAATGCCCGCGCGGTGTGCCGCGAGCCCGGCTCCCGGGTTACCGGCCTGGTACACCACCAGGTCGGGCCGCTGTGCCC
This genomic interval from Streptomyces rubradiris contains the following:
- a CDS encoding 3-deoxy-7-phosphoheptulonate synthase, translating into MTHFPPLDGLLAGRLEAVFRKPAAQQPVWPDPDRAREAVAALSRAEPIVAPEETARLARRLAAVARGEAFLLQGGDCAETFAGGTEAHQRGNLRTLTGMAAVLVQRAGLPVVRVARMAGQYAKPRSQAVDALGLPVYRGDMVNSAESTPAARTPDPGRMLRAHACAARTMGLVRAFCPGGAAGSEIYVSHEALLLDYERTQLRVDTSGPEPRLSSGLGHFLWIGERTRRLDGAHLAFAELLSNPIGVKIGPSTTPEQAVEYVRRLDPHGEPGRVTLVSRMGHTRVRDVLPPIVEKVTASGSQVIWQCDPMHGNTYVSANGYKTRHLRQIVDEVAGFFEVHRRLGTHPGGLHVEMTGDDVTECLGGAPAVAEECLPARYETACDPRLNARQAMGLACSVAEMVAASRT
- a CDS encoding 3-dehydroquinate synthase family protein, which gives rise to MTAVSLRLRDQSYEVIIGPGVRTALAGVVRRLGAQRAVVVSARPRPWVPDTGVPSLVLPALDGEQGKTLGTVESLCGEFARFGLTRSDVVVSCGGGTTTDVVGLAAALYHRGVPVVHLPTSLLAQVDAGVGGKTAVNLPAGKNLVGTYWQPSAVLCDTDYLSTLPRREMLSGLGEIARCHFIGAPDLRGLPLAEQITASVRLKARIVEADERDTGMRHLLNYGHTLGHAVERATGYAVRHGEAVAIGTVFAGRLAGALGRIGQARVAEHHDVVRHYGLPAALPAEAGTAALMRLMRQDKKAVRGLTFVLDGPKGAELVSDVPPDVVAGVLEGMPRTCMADLVASSGGAGR
- a CDS encoding cytochrome P450; this encodes MSVSQSERTLSNFLAYLDGLRARGGVHFDEKIKAWHVLGYHDTQQVQTDPVTFSSEVAPLAPKQEDFELSNKGNFVRADDPEHRRLRGLVSKAFTPKMIADLEPRIAELATQLLDAADARGGRWDFIKELGHPLPFLVMTELLGIPEDDRAFIRNLSDRFVEVQSYDAEESLDGQKENAANNVAPLLHELNQYLLDILRARRENPSDDLAGRLMTVEADGARLDEEEALGFLNLLVAGHHTTTATLGNTVLALGENPHGWDQLRADPALIPAAIEESVRFRPPFPRSARQTTKDTELGGRHIPAGAVVLVWLTAANRDDRVFADPNRFDILRKPNPHLSFGKGIHHCLGAPLARLETRTVIRLMLERYRDIRVRDDAPVTLRNPWQMIGVSKLPIEVRPY
- a CDS encoding glycosyltransferase, with amino-acid sequence MGAATPLASLNSAASQPGSAVQVPVRKNRSTVAEVQNHAFADAMKILFSSHPGYGHTHPLLPLALAARQAGHDVLYATGERFHPLLRGLGFCTVPAGMPIRDAFAAALAGTDGTNGQVPPEEWLEPAVRVLNEILPRRFAADLLPVLRAQRPDLVVYQAGNPGAGLAAHRAGIPAVCHANARAEAIDPADRWQRRGMQLLRAVAAENGVELPEGQYLLGDRYLDIYPDPLQETSFVDRPERMLLRPVPFNESGELPQIVLAGRKRPLVYLTLGTVLGTAAALRAAVDGLSALDAEVVVAAGPNISLADFPALPAHVHLKQWVPQAELLSLADLAVHHGGSATTLGAAGSGVPQLFLPIGFDGFLNAGAVAAAGAGRRLLPEGVQRWEDRRRCDVVSAAAVTEAAGGLLADPGARQAAKAIAEEIATMPSPADIAARLPEFC